In one window of Stigmatopora argus isolate UIUO_Sarg chromosome 19, RoL_Sarg_1.0, whole genome shotgun sequence DNA:
- the mpv17 gene encoding mitochondrial inner membrane protein Mpv17 gives MAALWRSYQALMTRRPWTVQIVTAGSLVGMGDIISQQVIERRGLAQHDVRRTAKMMSIGFFFVGPVIGSWYKVLDRLVVGGSKSVAMKKMMIDQLCFAPCFLGAFLALSGVLNGLSVEQNIAKLRRDYKDALISNYYLWPPVQMANFYFIPLQHRLAVVQVVAVAWNSYLTWKANTV, from the exons TCCTACCAGGCCCTTATGACAAGACGCCCTTGGACGGTGCAGATTGTGACAGCTG gTTCTCTTGTCGGCATGGGCGACATCATCTCGCAGCAAGTGATTGAGCGCCGTGGACTCGCTCAACACGACGTGCGCCGGACCGCCAAAATGATGAGCATTGGATTTTTCTTTGTG GGCCCTGTCATAGGTAGCTGGTATAAAGTTCTGGACCGCTTGGTGGTCGGAGGAAGTAAAAGTGTGGCTATGAAGAAGATGATGATTGATCAG tTGTGCTTCGCTCCTTGTTTCCTGGGCGCCTTCCTGGCTTTGTCGGGAGTTCTGAACGGGCTAAGCGTGGAGCAGAACATCGCCAAGCTACGGCGG GACTATAAAGATGCTCTAATCTCCAACTACTAT ctaTGGCCGCCAGTGCAGATGGCCAATTTTTACTTCATCCCACTGCAACACAG ATTGGCTGTCGTCCAAGTGGTCGCCGTGGCATGGAATTCTTACTTGACATGGAAGGCCAACACCGTTTAA
- the dnajc5ga gene encoding dnaJ (Hsp40) homolog, subfamily C, member 5 gamma a isoform X2 — protein MVDPNANAHVPGPLRKTSTTGESVYKVLGLEKGASPEDIKKAYRKLALKYHPDKNPDNPEAAEKFKEINNAHSILSDETKRKIYDEYGSLGLYVSEQFGEESVKYYFLMSKWWFKALVVCCTLFSCCCCCCCCCCCCGKCKPPEDDENYQYVDPEDQDEQNNTEANSER, from the exons ATGGTCGACCCTAACGCCAACGCCCACGTCCCGGGCCCCCTGAGGAAGACCTCCACGACTGGGGAGAGCGTCTACAAGGTGTTGGGCCTGGAGAAAGGAGCCTCACCTGAAGACATCAAGAAAGCCTACAG AAAGTTGGCGCTTAAATACCACCCGGACAAGAACCCGGACAACCCAGAAGCAGCGGAGAAGTTCAAGGAGATAAATAACGCCCACTCCATCCTCAGCGACGAGACCAAGCGAAAAATCTATGACGAGTATGGCTCCTTGGGTCTCTACGTGTCCGAGCAGTTCGGAGAGGAGAGTGTCAAGTACTACTTCCTCATGTCCAAGTGGTGGTTCAAG GCTTTGGTGGTCTGCTGCACGCTGTtcagctgctgctgttgttgctgctgttgctgctgctgttgcggAAAGTGCAAACCCCCCGAGGACGACGAAAACTACCAGTACGTGGACCCCGAGGACCAGGACGAACAGAACAATACGGAAGCAAACAGCG AACGATGA
- the dnajc5ga gene encoding dnaJ (Hsp40) homolog, subfamily C, member 5 gamma a isoform X1, with the protein MVDPNANAHVPGPLRKTSTTGESVYKVLGLEKGASPEDIKKAYRKLALKYHPDKNPDNPEAAEKFKEINNAHSILSDETKRKIYDEYGSLGLYVSEQFGEESVKYYFLMSKWWFKALVVCCTLFSCCCCCCCCCCCCGKCKPPEDDENYQYVDPEDQDEQNNTEANSGNTVIIGQPSSSGVDQTPDGNGPPIPPAPAPEPREEEKPPESSPESK; encoded by the exons ATGGTCGACCCTAACGCCAACGCCCACGTCCCGGGCCCCCTGAGGAAGACCTCCACGACTGGGGAGAGCGTCTACAAGGTGTTGGGCCTGGAGAAAGGAGCCTCACCTGAAGACATCAAGAAAGCCTACAG AAAGTTGGCGCTTAAATACCACCCGGACAAGAACCCGGACAACCCAGAAGCAGCGGAGAAGTTCAAGGAGATAAATAACGCCCACTCCATCCTCAGCGACGAGACCAAGCGAAAAATCTATGACGAGTATGGCTCCTTGGGTCTCTACGTGTCCGAGCAGTTCGGAGAGGAGAGTGTCAAGTACTACTTCCTCATGTCCAAGTGGTGGTTCAAG GCTTTGGTGGTCTGCTGCACGCTGTtcagctgctgctgttgttgctgctgttgctgctgctgttgcggAAAGTGCAAACCCCCCGAGGACGACGAAAACTACCAGTACGTGGACCCCGAGGACCAGGACGAACAGAACAATACGGAAGCAAACAGCG GCAACACGGTAATCATAGGCCAGCCCTCGTCTAGCGGGGTCGACCAAACCCCAGACGGCAACGGTCCGCCCATCCCGCCGGCTCCGGCGCCCGAGCCCCGAGAGGAGGAGAAGCCCCCAGAGAGCTCGCCCGAGTCGAAATGA